Within Montipora foliosa isolate CH-2021 chromosome 3, ASM3666993v2, whole genome shotgun sequence, the genomic segment TGACTACGCATCCATCAGCGTGTACACATTTACTTCCAGTCAGGCCATGTTTTTCTATCTCCGACCAGTAAACACTAGCTGGGTCATTTTTCAGTCACCGCGTTTGTATCTATGCCTAGCGgcattgttttcgtttttcacAACATACGGTTGTTGCCAGACAGGTGCTTCAGTTAACAAATTCAGTGCCTTCCTCCGTGTTCTTCCAGTGCTCGCCGCGTGGATCAACAGCTTATTGCCATTTATAGCTGGCGTGACGTCGTGTAGTTGTCACGCAAGTAGCACATATTGCACTGCCTTTTCTGCCTGCCACAATGTTTCTCTCAACAACTTTTTCCGTCATGTTTGTTGCACCGTGCTCGCGGGTTTCATGTACAGTACTCGGCTTCCAGAACGTCTTCTTCCCGGTAGATTTGATCTGATTGGAAACAGTCATCACTTTTTACACATTTTTGTTGCCCTGGGAACAGAATTTGCTTTCAAAATCGTTGAATTTGACATCAGGGAGAAGAAAGAGTGGGAAAAGCGCGAAAATATACTGCAGGAAACAACCGCCGAGGTGTCGCTCGCTAACACAGTGGGTGCATCTATAGTGGTGATTATAATAAACGCGGCAATTGCTTTGTGGTTTTCAAAGAAGCTGAGGAACAGCGATTCTAAAAGAAAGAAGGATCATTAGCTAACAATGAGAAAGCGGAATACGAACCTGACGAAGTTACCTTATTGCTTGTCTGAATGCGAGAGTACTGGAAAAGCAAGAAGGAAGCAACTCAATCGCTCAGATGACTGatttcgagaacaaaggaacacaagcaaatttttaaagggaacaattGAACAAGgactccccccacccccctgggAGGGATTCACTGACATTGTCAAGGAATAAGGAATCACCCTCATCAAGTTACATGGGGATAGTATCCAGCgattccttttctgattttattaTGCCGACCGAATGACTTGTGAGACGTATGGCCAAAAACCTTTAAAACAGAGTGTGACGGTGCCCACTCGATGGACCACTTCACTTGAACTTCAGATGACACTGATGTGTTTTTAATAACCAAAACTTTTTGCAGGAGATGCGTGacactttaaaataaataaacaagtagaGTGATATAAAATAGATATCAGAAAGTGTCagtagtcttttttttttaatgtgtttttGCCTATCAGAGCAAAAATGAAGTGTCATAAGCGAATTTcttaagagggtctcaatggggttaatcGACTAGCGACAAAGGGCGACAAATACTACCGACTACCgacaaaatgagaaaaaaattaccgactaccgacagaaaaaatattaaccGACTACCGACATGGACCGACATTGTCGATATTTGTTTTCAGAAGGAAGAGATCAGAAGAGCATTTGTATTTTTTCTAGTTTACGAAGTAACCACATTAAAGGTAACTATAGAATTCCCGTCATCTTCTTACTTTTTGACCGGAGAAGAGCCTTGTCTCATTTCGCAGGACAACTTCCGATACCCGAGCCCACGAAACCTCCCGCTGTAATATTTCAAACAGGTTATTTGTTCACCGTCCAGCCGTCGAAAATGGTctgattattcttaattgtcaattttttccaagtgaagtattatcgttcattttggacactgaaagcttcatAGGGATCAtaggaaatgaacatatttcttttaaaagccaaacccaatgtctggactcgcagaactggaacctgggaacgtgtgattAATAATCCCTTCACTTAATTCATgtctttattattatattattataaaaaataatatCGGTAAAAAATGCATACCAATAACATTGTAGAATAAATACATTAAAAACTATAatataataaatttataaataCACAATGCCCTTCAAATTATATTAAACTTCATTAAAATCTATTATCTATCTATTATCTACAAGAAGAGTTTATACTTAAAATACAATCTATTGATATAAGAAGCCTTAAAGCGTTCCGTGTGAATTCTTGGTAAAAGGCTGGTAGGGTTCCTTAACCTCAGTGAAgtcttttaatctttttttttttttttttctctttctttcgccttgttttttttctgttaatcTTAGGCATAATTGCATATAAAGGATGGTTACAATTTTCTTTATCTTCTTAAAAATGCTCCTGTCAGACTTATCTATCAATTTATTATCATCTATTGCATATGAAATGTACTTGCCCTTGTAACACCTACGGAGAAAATTCTGGACTGTAGTGAGCTCGGGGCTTGAGGCTGCATAAACGCTGAGACCATAAATAATTTTAGGCAGTACAATAGAAGCAAATGAATAGATGGTCTATATCTGCCTGATTGTATCCCTCTTTCCTGAGACTTCTAATTACAAACAGGCACCTGTTTGCTTCTTCCAACTTGCTGCGTACGTGCTCTGTGAACCTACAGTTACTCTGAAAGGTTACTCCTAAAATCTTAAGGGAATTTACTTGTGTAATATGATCTATCTTGGCGTTACTTCAATTGGTCTTACATTTTATCTGAAGGCATAactctttgcatttctttaagTTACATGGCATACAATTGTCATCAGATCATTCGAAATACTGATTTACAGTGTCACGTGACTCatcaggttgaaatttactgacATT encodes:
- the LOC137995831 gene encoding membrane progestin receptor gamma-A-like gives rise to the protein MAVSGNEKKLLFKECEVPKGLREPFIRSGYRRAYSSPWQCFKSLFYINNESFNVWSHILTTCFFIIRYSMAIHSHGNPLLHPLNWPLFSSAIGTLTLYSTSSIAHLLCCMSENGYKTCFFFDYASISVYTFTSSQAMFFYLRPVNTSWVIFQSPRLYLCLAALFSFFTTYGCCQTGASVNKFSAFLRVLPVLAAWINSLLPFIAGVTSCSCHASSTYCTAFSACHNVSLNNFFRHVCCTVLAGFMYSTRLPERLLPGRFDLIGNSHHFLHIFVALGTEFAFKIVEFDIREKKEWEKRENILQETTAEVSLANTVGASIVVIIINAAIALWFSKKLRNSDSKRKKDH